GTAAAAATAAAGGGTTTTCTCCAAAGGAGCTTCTGATTTCTGCGCTTGCAGCTTGCACCAGTGCTACCGTAAAAATGTATGCAGATAGAAAGCAATGGAACTTAAAAGAAATTAAAACAGTTATTGAACTGGAGAGCGATGATGTTTCCAACAAGACCATTATCAATAGAAAGGTAAGTTTTATTGGTGATTTAGACGAAAAGCAAAGAGAAAGATTAATTGCTGTTGCGAATGCATGTCCTTTACATAAAATATTAAGTAATCCTATTGAAATTAACACTTCTGCAGTATAAACCACATGTTTAAGGAAATCAACGAATATATTAACCACTGTGTCCGTTTGTCTGAAGATGAACTAGATGTGTTTAACCGTTATTTGAAGCCAAAACATGTACCCAAGAAAACGTTTTTGCTTATGGAAGGGGAGATCTGTAATTTCGAAGCCTTCATTATAAAAGGATGTATAAAAACCTATTTTATAGATGATAATGGTTTTGAAACTATTCTGACCTTTGCTACTGAAAATTGGTGGGTTAGTGATGTATCCAGTTTTTCAGATCAGAAACCCAGTAAAATGTTTATAGAGACACTGGAAGATTGTGATTTACTTTTGATAGATGCCAATGTAAAGGAAGAGCTTTTGCAAAAAGTACCTTTATTGGAAAGAGCATTCCGATTAATGTTACAAAGACATCTGGCGGTTTATCAGGAGCGCTTGTTTGGCTATGTAGCACTTTCTGCACAGGAACGATATGAAATTTTCCTTGAAAAATATCCTCATATTCCACAACGTGTTCCCCAACACTTGATTGCATCTTATCTGGGTATTTCGCCCGAGTTTTTAAGTAGAATTAGAAAACGGAGTCTTAAAAAATAAAATAGATTTTGTAGGAAAGAGAAGTCATCGATAGAACATAAATCTGTCGTTGCCTTTGTTAATAAGAGCCTTATTGTTTGGCCTTTTTTAAACAAAGAACGCTATAGGTCCTGTTCATGGTATCTCCTCCCTTGTTTCTTAATGTTTCTTCCAGAGTTTGAATCACATCTACTTTAAAATTAGCTTGTTTTGCGAGAGCTGTTAAATCTCCGGGTTCGTATAATTGAAAGCCATATTTCGTAAAAGGAAGTTCTTCCATGAAAGATTTATGGGCAAAGGTTAGCAAAAGTTTTCCGTCACTTTTTAATACCCGATAAATTTCATTTAAGAGATCCAGTGGTTTTTGCCAAAAATATACGGTATTGACAGAAAATATCTTATCGAAATAACTCTCTTTAAAAGGAATTTATACCGTCATAAAGTTCGAATCTGATTTTTTCAGATAAAAAAGGTGAATTCTTTTCAGAGGCTTGTTGGTGCATCGTGTCAGAAATTTCCAGACCTGCATATTCAAGATTTTTAGCCGAATTTAAAATATCTGCAAGATGACTGCAATTTCCATGACCTAATTCTAAAATACTCTGGTTATCCACTAAATTTAATGTTTTTATAGTTGATGTGATCATACCTGCATTACTTTCATTCATAATTTCACCCATTTGAATACCTTCCACTCCGGTAGGGTTACTCAATTGTTTAGCTATTGATTGTAAATCAGATTCTTTTAGATGATTGCTCATACACATACTATTAAATCACATTATAAATTTAAGCGAATTATCTATACCTATTTACTTTTAGCCATAAAATTGATTTAAAAGGTAATTTGAATTTATTGATCTAGGTCAATGTTTTAGATTGAAGTTGGTCGTAAATTTGAAGTATTGAAATAATTGAAAAAGAAATAGTTAAGAACTATTAAATATTAAAATCTATTATTATGGCAAAGACAGTATTGCATAAAGCAGAGACAAGAGGAGTTTCCAACCATGGTTGGTTGAACAGTCGACATACGTTTAGTTTTTCCGGATACAATAACCCGGAGAGAATTCATTTTGGTGCCTTAAGGGTATTGAATGATGATATAGTTGAAGGGGGAATGGGATTCGGTACTCATCCACATAATAATATGGAAATTATATCAATTCCATTAGAAGGTGATTTGGAACATCAGGACAGTATGGGAAACAAAGCAGTAATCAGACATGGCGATGTACAGGTTATGAGTGCTGGAACCGGAGTGTACCACAGTGAATACAATGCAAATAAGGGAGAAAAGGTGAAGTTTCTTCAAATTTGGCTTTTCCCAAATCAAGAGAATGTTACTCCGCGTTACGGTCAGATTACATTAAACGTAGAAGACAGGCACAATAAATTGCAGCAGGTGTTATCTCCTAATGCAGATGATGAAGGTGTTTGGATCCATCAGGATGCATGGTTTAACATGGGTAAATTTGACAAAGATTTTTCCCTAAATTATTCTTTGCATAAAGAAAACAATGGCGTATATGTATTTGTTCTGCAAGGAGATGTTACTGTAAACGGACAGGTGCTGAATGAAAGAGATGGTTTAGGGATCTGGGAAGTTGATAAACTGGAAATTACAGCAAATAGTCAGGATGCCGAGATTTTATTGATGGAAGTTCCAATGACAATATAATCTGGGTGAAATAGAGATAAAGTATAAAAAAATTATAAAACAAAAAAACGAAAAATATGAAATGGGTTTTAGATTCCGCTCATAGCGAATTGGTGTTTAAAGTAAAGCACATGATGATTAGTAACGTCAAAGGTCGGTTTAATAACTTTAATGTTGACGTTGATGGTGATGATATCAGAAATGCTTCGGTAAAAGTTGATATCAAAGCTGATTCAATAAATACAAATAGTACAGATAGAGATAATCACTTAAAAAGTGCTGATTTCCTTGATGTAGAGAAATATCCTGACATTACATTTGTAAGCAAATCTGTTCTTAAAGAAGATGAGGACGAATTTACTTTAGTTGGAGATTTAACAATCAGAGGAATCACAAAAGAAGTAAAAGTTGACGTAGAGTTTGGTGGAATAGGGAAAGATCCATGGGGTAACGAAAAAGCAGGTTATAATGTAGAAGGAAAAATTAATCGTAAAGATTGGGGATTAAACTGGAATGCGGCTTTGGAAACAGGAGGTGTTTTGGTTAGTGATGAAGTGAAGTTTAGCGCAGAATTACAGTTTATAAAACAAGCATAATCTTTTAGAAGCAAGAAACAAGGAGATTCCGGAAAGCCTAAAGAAGGCAGTGTAGTGTAGACTTAAATAATCTTCAGGTTTCTTGCTTTTTTTAAATACTATAGCTAATTCTCACTTTTCAAATCTTATATCTCATATGCATTCTTTTTTGCCTTAAAATTGCTTCAAACTAATATAATTTATATTTTTGATGCTTAATGAAATTCTTCTTTCCAGAATTCTTATTAGGATTGTTCTTGATAGCCATTCCGGTAATCATTCACCTTTTTAATTTTCGGAAATTTAAGAAAGTTTACTTCTCCAATACCAGACTCCTTCAGGAAATAAAAATACAGACTTCTCGTCGCGAAAAACTAAAAGAACGTTTAATTCTTCTTACCAGGATTTTAGCAATTAGTTTTCTTGTTTTAGCATTTGCAAAGCCCTATTTTTCTAATCAAAAACAAGATAGCGGATTAGACGATGATATAGTAAGTATTTATATTGATAATTCTTACTCTATGGATGCCGTAGCAGACAATGGAAGTTTGCTGGAGGAAGCAAAGAAAAAAGCAAGGGAAGTAACAGCAGCTTTTGGGTTGAATGCGAAA
This genomic interval from Pseudopedobacter saltans DSM 12145 contains the following:
- a CDS encoding OsmC family protein, which codes for MEIVKSLIGAEPYKVEITSNSGNMLIADEPESKGGKNKGFSPKELLISALAACTSATVKMYADRKQWNLKEIKTVIELESDDVSNKTIINRKVSFIGDLDEKQRERLIAVANACPLHKILSNPIEINTSAV
- a CDS encoding Crp/Fnr family transcriptional regulator; the encoded protein is MFKEINEYINHCVRLSEDELDVFNRYLKPKHVPKKTFLLMEGEICNFEAFIIKGCIKTYFIDDNGFETILTFATENWWVSDVSSFSDQKPSKMFIETLEDCDLLLIDANVKEELLQKVPLLERAFRLMLQRHLAVYQERLFGYVALSAQERYEIFLEKYPHIPQRVPQHLIASYLGISPEFLSRIRKRSLKK
- a CDS encoding pirin family protein, which gives rise to MAKTVLHKAETRGVSNHGWLNSRHTFSFSGYNNPERIHFGALRVLNDDIVEGGMGFGTHPHNNMEIISIPLEGDLEHQDSMGNKAVIRHGDVQVMSAGTGVYHSEYNANKGEKVKFLQIWLFPNQENVTPRYGQITLNVEDRHNKLQQVLSPNADDEGVWIHQDAWFNMGKFDKDFSLNYSLHKENNGVYVFVLQGDVTVNGQVLNERDGLGIWEVDKLEITANSQDAEILLMEVPMTI
- a CDS encoding YceI family protein; amino-acid sequence: MKWVLDSAHSELVFKVKHMMISNVKGRFNNFNVDVDGDDIRNASVKVDIKADSINTNSTDRDNHLKSADFLDVEKYPDITFVSKSVLKEDEDEFTLVGDLTIRGITKEVKVDVEFGGIGKDPWGNEKAGYNVEGKINRKDWGLNWNAALETGGVLVSDEVKFSAELQFIKQA